In the genome of Amphiura filiformis chromosome 11, Afil_fr2py, whole genome shotgun sequence, the window CAAAATAATGGTAATCGGGCGGCGCGGGTGTacttaaatcatcatcatcatgcattcATGACGTGATTGAATGTGGTTTGGAATTGTTATACTTGTTATTAATTTATCAATTGGGCCTACATGTCGATGTTGAACAGATTAAATAATGATTTACCTACCTTTCATTTCTGTTGTCATGGAGTTAAAAAAAACTACGTCATTTTGTTACATCTTGcattacaagtaggcctataatatatccataaaaTGCAAGATAGAATCCAAGCATAAATCCAGTAAATCCACAACTGATTAAAACACTGAACGGTCAACGAAGTATTCTAGTCAATAGGCTAATCATTCgttttttattcccgatttaaaACCTGCCCATATCCTGAAACGATCCGCACCATTGGAATGTGACAAGTGAACTCTGAAATTGCTGGGGAAAACCCGCGACCCACTCAGTATTCCGGTTGTTGCGCATGACCATTACCGTTgtttataaggggctgtgcaataatgatgggCCCCCGGGGAGGATataatttccgaacggcccgccaaaaatcgccccccccccactttacacatgccaaaattttgggatcccaatttgcaaaccttatattgGTCTAGACATATGTTGTGAGTGCATgatgcagcgagcaggaaaatttaatcaaagtgtttccgtactgttttcctaagccgttttagagcgttttatttaaaaggcaccaatgaatgcgtgccaaaattaAACCCCccccggctggccaaaaattgcttccccccccccaaaaaaattatttccccctccccgggctcataattattgcacagcccattaaATTTGATTGTGTTACTGGTACAAGCTTTACCGCAAAATTGAATACTAAGTAGGTCATGTTTTCATTCAGTCAAAATATTATGGGTACAGAGGAACCGTACAGCGGCGCTCGTTGTCATGGGGACTGTGTTTATCACTTTATCCTCCTAATTTCCAAGAAAAGAGGTGCGGTCGGGCCAGAGTAATTGACACAAACAACAGGTGTTATGTAACTATTGCACGTTTTTtctcaatcaaacaaacaaacacaatttataataaattaaaagCAATACAATTATGGCCTACAAATCAATGaaatataagcaaatataaaagataacACCAAGCAAAAAATAAGTTGGAATGAAAACTGTTTTTCAGAAtcaattatatttaattattatcaatttaagcacaaaataatatcaaaatacatgTCATCATATCATGCATCATTTCCCTTTTTCGTACACGGAATAATTTATAAGCAAAATTCACTAAAAAACACGAATTTTCTGAAATGTCAACTGATACTGCTACATGCGTTTATGATgatgtatgaaaaaaaaattactgccagcgacccccccccccatcagaatTCTTGGCTCCCAGTAAAACTTtgaacccaaaattacgaaaatgtacACTTTTTTACTAGATCATAATTAAGCAAAATTCACTAAAAAACACGCATTTTCTGAAATGTCAACTGACACGCGTTTAATATGATGATGTATGAAAAATACATTACCGCCAGCGACTCAATCCCCCCACCCATCCATCAGAATTCTTGGCCCCCAGTGAAAACCCAAAATAACGAACATTAAAACTTTTTGCgccaattttgatcaaaatttgttgattttgccccaccCACACCTCCTGaaatttaacccccccccccagctgCCAAGAGCGATATTCATTCATATACATTCTATAAATAACTGTCACTGGGTTAATAAAATAACTGTCCAAGCGCAATATGATCTGAAATTCCCACGCCTGTGATTTTCCTATCCTTTGCATAAATTAACAAGCACATGGCGATGACGGGAGAGACGTGCCACCTGGATTTCTGATCGTAGTGCGCATGGGCAGTATTACAGATGCATAAATTAAAAAGCACATGGCGAGTTTATTGGCGACCGAGGCGCGGCGTGTATGTATTATGGTGTATGTACATACCTGGGGATTTTATAGCACGTGTCGTGGTGAGATATAAATAGAAATGGAAATTCGAAAATCACAAAAGCGCGCACATGTGTTTGGTTGTTtacttatctctttcttccatggttataTTTTACAAGATGGCCGGCATTATATCTGAATCATGAATGTAAAATGTACAAACTATTTACAGTCTTTCTCTTCAAAATACCAAACGAAAATGAGTTAAATAAAATGTACAAACAATTTACAGAGTTACAAACTTAAACAATAAAATGTTGTAAAACTATTTACAGCCTTCAAAATACAAATCTTCAAAATACCAAAGGAAAAATGAGTTCAATAAAACGCATTAACAAATGTTTAATAAATCAATTAAAGAAACAACCATATTTCATAATCATCAAATAAAATATTCAAACTTATAATTTTCTTCATTTCTTGTCGCTTTAAAAAAAGCGTGGGCGGCCTACAAACACTGAGTAACACAATTAAGAGTAAATAATACATATTGATATATTCATAGTCCCATTGTCATATCCCAtgtgacataggcctacatattcatAATGAGCTTGGGCGGCCTATAAATACAAAGTAAAATAATTAAGACGagtaataattatatataaatgcaTTATTGATATATTCCATTTCCATGTGCGTTCACAATTCCATTGTCATACGCAATGAGCTTCCGACAGTAAATCCACAAGTTATTCACAGTTGCATAATCTATTATTATACTGAAGTGCATTATCGACCAAGAATTGAATGGTAATAATTATCTCATAAAAGATTAAAGTCGCTTTGAAGTTATCCAATCATTAAAGTAAAATGCAATCATTATTCTTTACATAATCCAATTCATttacattttcaacaaaattaaatatatgagTCCACTCGAAGCAGTTCAAATCAAATCATTATTCATTAATATTATAGTCCCAATCTTGAAGAAATATATAGGGCCTATGAGTCCACAACATGCAGTTCAAATGCATAAATATAATCCAAATAATTAACAAAGTTCCAAGTTCTTGCGATTTGTCTACATGGTCTACAGGTTATCGCGTAGAAAGACGCACATGTCCGCTTTCTCTGGCTTCATCTGTGCACGTTGCGGTGTAATGACTTGCCCCGCCTTGCTGAAGAGGCGCTCAGATGCCGAACTGCTGGCTTGGATGCAAAGGTATTTCTTCGCGAACTGGCTGAGCAGGGGAAGGTTTTTGCAGTTCACGCGCCACCAGTCCAGTGGATCTTCTTTGGCTGTTGCGTTTGGGAATTTCGTGTACATGTCAAGTTCTTTTTGTAGGCGATCCCTTGGAGATGCACCGGCAGATGCGGGTGTTTGGGGTGTCTCTGTAGTACTGTGAGCTCCGCCAAGGTCTTCATCGCCTTCTTTGGTGGTTCACGCACGTCGGCAATCTCCTCCTCTTCATCGTCGTCGAAGTTCAACTCGTGAGCTTGATCCAAAAGGCCTGCTTTTACGTGAGCTAGCTCGTCCCCCTGGGTCAGAAAGTCAGTCTGAAAttaataataaagaaagaaagaaaaggaaagaaactgGTTATTTAACGTTATCTTAACGAATCCTTTCGTTTATTCATATTCATCATAACAACTTAAAAATTTAACAGTCAATAATAGTTACAAGCTGCTCATGCATATGCATTAATCCATTTTCTCCTCAAAAATAAAAGCCTAAGCTTTTTCTTTAAAGATTTATATGCACCAGGCAGTCCATCACATAACTGGAAAGAAAGAGATATTAAGAGTTAAattcaaatgtttttattaaaaGAAACAACCCTCACCTTGTATCGAGGGTCCAAAAACTTGTTGTGTTGATCAGCAACTCTTTCTCTTCGTCGCCGACGAACCTGGCTTGAAGTTTAGTCAGAATCTCTTGCTTTATGTCTATGGTAAGCTGTTCATCGGTGGTAGCAGGGTGTAATTCAAATTTGGCTAGTCTATGTAGAACGGCCTTCAACGCCGAAATGGTAATATACGAGTCACCTGACAGAATGTCAGTAAACGTGGCGAGTGGAGTAATTGCCTTGTTCAACGCTTCCAACACATCAATGTCTTGCCACTTCGGTACCAAATGGGCAGTGTCGCGGTTGCCTTGCAGCACAGTAGTCACCGACTGACGGGCCTTCAGAAAGCGATCTATCATGCGGGCCATCGATCCCCATCTTGTAGGACAAGCCTGTAATGGAAAAACAAGAACGAAATAAGATATGGCAAtttgtaaatgaaaaaaaaattgaatatctTGTTATCTTTCAGTATATTATATAAATCaaagttttcaacattttacaTGGGTCATGACATTACAAaaaggtttattttcattatGTTAACGGCattgcataattatgtaaataacaGTCGGAAGGATCAAAAAGAATAAGCGGTCTACTTAAGTATACGGAGTTTATCGTTAAACATGTTGAACATTAATGATCGTGTATTAACATAATGGCTCGACGTCAATTCAGCTGCACAAGGCAACAATGCCTTCAAATTATTCAAGATGGTCAAAATGTCAAGATAGGCAACCATCTTTCATCTGAAACAGTAAAAAACACAATTATGATATTGTTAAAGAGATACAAAAACAAACTTACCACAGCCAGTTTAACTGGTGCTCGAGGAGTTGCCTCTTGTGCGTCAAGTTCTTCTTGCTGGCGGAGTTGCACCTTCTCCAATTCACGTTTACGCTTAAAACTCATGCTGAATGCTGCGGTCGCCTTAGAGCAAATAGCCACCGCGCGACGTAGCCGGTCATCCTTGCTGATGGTTGTTGTTATGGCCAGATGCAAATTATGTCCGAAGCAGGTGGCCCCCTTCCAGTCGAGGTCCCTGCAGGCCTTTACAATGTTCGCTCCATTATCTGTCGTCATTGCCACCTGCTTATCTACATCAAGTCCCCAATGATCAAGCAGGTCAGTCATACAAACTGATAAGTTCGCCGCAGTATGATCCTCAGGCACATACCTAGTTCCAAGGCTTCGCGATCTCAATCTCCACGCTTCATCAACCCAATGCACGGTGTACCCAATATATGGCGTCATACCATGACTTGACCACATGTCAGTGGTAGACGCAAAGAAGTCAATGTTACTAAGTTCTTCAAGCACAGATGTCCTTGTGGTGTCATATAGCTTTGCCGTCCGACGACTGAAAGTAGACTTGACCGGGACTTGGTACCGCGGATCCATAACACGCATCAAGTGCTTAAATCCAGGTCTCTGCACCGAATTGAAG includes:
- the LOC140164148 gene encoding E3 SUMO-protein ligase ZBED1-like — encoded protein: MPSLVWTYFKKNADGLSAQCQLCGNSIKNKGSNTSNLLGHLRNRHAPQHSLISSKKKPAYSAPDSSSSSSSSRPAGSQQATLAAAIERSRKLTPGEKRYEEITDAVSFYLAKDGQAFNSVQRPGFKHLMRVMDPRYQVPVKSTFSRRTAKLYDTTRTSVLEELSNIDFFASTTDMWSSHGMTPYIGYTVHWVDEAWRLRSRSLGTRYVPEDHTAANLSVCMTDLLDHWGLDVDKQVAMTTDNGANIVKACRDLDWKGATCFGHNLHLAITTTISKDDRLRRAVAICSKATAAFSMSFKRKRELEKVQLRQQEELDAQEATPRAPVKLAVACPTRWGSMARMIDRFLKARQSVTTVLQGNRDTAHLVPKWQDIDVLEALNKAITPLATFTDILSGDSYITISALKAVLHRLAKFELHPATTDEQLTIDIKQEILTKLQARFVGDEEKELLINTTSDEDLGGAHSTTETPQTPASAGASPRDRLQKELDMYTKFPNATAKEDPLDWWRVNCKNLPLLSQFAKKYLCIQASSSASERLFSKAGQVITPQRAQMKPEKADMCVFLRDNL